In the genome of Palaemon carinicauda isolate YSFRI2023 chromosome 13, ASM3689809v2, whole genome shotgun sequence, one region contains:
- the LOC137652567 gene encoding uncharacterized protein, whose product MIYLRKSYKVLRETLNMDRSLYEEILKPLLVEDPTPAINWMKQQKLLRAELKYPHCSILMKWTKRSSIQDKYVWKCQVKECSKYKHYESIRKDSFFYRSKLSLQKWIEGIFYWCQELSVLQTVQLLNVSKVTVIDMFSFFREICLKHFERNPIKLGGPGTTVQIDESCFSHKPKHHRGRSPQNPLWVFGIVDPTSSPSLGYMEIVDSRNAETLLPIIRKVVMPGTIIHSDQWKAYRNIERDLGYTHHTVNHSVNFVDRTTGVHTQAVESYWNKHKIRIKRMIGCKREFLNSYLHEFMWSERNKNDKFHRFCETIARQYYFN is encoded by the coding sequence ATGATATACCTCAGAAAGTCGTATAAAGTCTTGAGAGAAACCCTTAACATGGACCGTTCTCTGTATGAAGAAATTCTTAAGCCACTGTTGGTTGAGGACCCGACTCCTGCAATTAACTGGATGAAGCAGCAGAAACTTTTGAGAGCTGAACTAAAATACCCTCATTGTAGCATTTTAATGAAGTGGACAAAACGTTCTTCAATACAAGACAAATATGTCTGGAAGTGCCAAGTTAAGGAATGCAGTAAATATAAGCACTACGAATCAATTCGCAAAGATTCGTTTTTTTATCGCTCAAAGCTTTCTTTACAAAAGTGGATTGAAGGAATCTTCTACTGGTGTCAGGAACTGAGTGTTTTGCAGACCGTACAGTTATTGAATGTTTCAAAAGTGACAGTTATTGACATGTTCAGCTTTTTTCGTGAAATTTGCTTGAAACATTTTGAAAGGAACCCTATCAAGCTTGGTGGACCAGGCACAACGGTACAAATTGATGAATCTTGTTTTAGCCATAAACCAAAGCACCATAGAGGACGTTCTCCCCAGAATCCACTATGGGTATTTGGAATAGTAGATCCTACTTCATCACCATCCCTGGGTTATATGGAGATTGTTGATTCGCGCAATGCCGAAACACTGTTGCCGATAATTAGGAAAGTAGTTATGCCTGGAACAATTATTCACAGTGATCAATGGAAAGCATACAGGAACATTGAAAGGGACCTTGGATATACGCATCATACAGTTAACCACTCCGTGAATTTTGTTGACAGGACTACAGGCGTTCATACACAAGCAGTAGAGAGCTACTGgaacaaacacaaaataagaataaaacggaTGATAGGATGTAAACGAGAATTTTTGAACTCTTATTTGCATGAATTCATGTGGAGCGAACGTAACAAGAACgacaagtttcatagattttgtgaaactatagcaagacagtattattttaattaa